In Zingiber officinale cultivar Zhangliang chromosome 1A, Zo_v1.1, whole genome shotgun sequence, the DNA window caggcaatatctggacgtgtacagtttgtgagatacatcaagctgcctattatccgagaatattccaattgcGGTATGGACTCACTATGGTTTTtcactaagtgttgacttagatccataggtgtttttactaTAGAGAGATCGTtcgcattgaatcttttcaatactgattatacataatgggattgtgtcaaAACTATCCCATCGGATGtcttgagaattttaattcctaatataacatctgctagacccatgtctttcatatcgaaattcttagtcaacattttctttgtactcATGATTACCTCATGATTACTGCTCATTATAAGCATGTCGTTTACGTATAGACAAATCATTACATGACCTTCAGGTGtatttttgacataaatgcatttgccacattcatttattttgaattcgtttgacagtattattttgtcaaatttttcatGTCATTGTTTAgacgcttgtttaagtccgtataacgacttaacaagtcgacacattTTTTCCTCTTTTCCTGGATCTACAACcccctcgggttgctccatatagatttcttcttccaactcaccatttaagaacgcagtcttaacatccatttggtgtatTTCAAGATCATACAGTGCTGCGATGGCTATCAACACTCGTATGgatgtaatccttgtcaccggtaaGTAGGTATCAAAGTAGTCAAGACTTTCCTTTTGCTTGTACCTTTTGGCTACAAGTTTGGCCTtctacttgtcaattgatccatcagctttatgcttgtgttttagtatccacttacaacctaatggtttggtatcagaaggaaggtctactagttCCCAAGTATGGTTATTCATGATGGACTCGATTTCACTATTGACGgtttctttccacattggagcgtCGGGACTAGAGatagcttcacttaatgttcttgggtccatttccgacataaaagtcatgaagtctggcccgaacgatttctcaactctagctcgTTTTCTTTGACGTGGCTCTTCGCTTTGattgtcaatagtccttttacgaCAACTAAGTTCAGAAACGTCATTTTCGTTAGAACTTCTATTGTTATCACTTTGAACgtttcccttcttatttgggaatatgttttcaaagaatatcgcattccaagattctatggttgttcccacatgaatatcaggaatgtttGACTTGTGAACTATGAATCGATATGCACTATTGTTATGgccatatccgacaaatatcgcatcgaacgttttaggtccgatctttacttgcttttaCTTACGTACTTCGACTTTTTGTTAAGCACCCCCATACCtttaggtatttgtacgatgactcgcgacctttccatagttcatatggtgttttatcgtTATTCTtttgagggattttgttgagaatgtggttTGCTGATAGTatagcttccccccacaagttctggggtaagcctgaatttatcaataagacattcatcatttcttttagtgtccaaTTTTTATGTTCAACAACATcatttgattgaggtgagtaaggcgacGTTATTTGATGGATAATGTCAGATTCTGAACAAAACTCATCAAACGGTACACCATATTTTCCTTCTATATCGCtatgaattattttaattcatttatcaAGTTGTTTCAACTTctattttataggttctgaaagcttctaaggcttcatctttacttcttaaaaaaaagacataacagaacctcgtgcagtcatcgataaaagtaataaaatactttttacctcctctagtttgcatgaATTTTAAGTCACAGATCACTGTGTATTAACTCTAaaggagtcgttgacctttccaccgaatgaaaaggtagtctcgtcatttttgcttccacgcacacttcacatttatGTGTTTcatcaacattgacgtttggtaataaatttaacttgacgagacgtttcagagtattattattgacatgcccaagtcgatcatgccacaaattaaaacactcaacaacatagctggaagcttttattttattaccatcaaattcaCGATGTAcagtcattacaaccattttgaacaaACTATGTTCTAAGTACCCTTTACCTACGAATACACCATTTTTCGTAAATACAAAGTTGTTTGACTGGAACACTGTTTGAAACCGGCCTTAACAAGTGCTGATCCAGAAATTAAGTTTTTCCTGATGTCGAGAATATAGAGCACATCAATGAGCGTTAGCTCTTTCCCAGACATCATTTTCAGAACAACTTTTTCGAGTCCGACAATTGGGGATGTCAtggaattgcccatatagagctttcttcTACTTATTGGAGTGTACTTGGAGAACATCACCTTATCAGAACAGATATAACgggttgctccagtatcgatccaccactgcttcAGGTTATCCACCACAGTGTTGGCTTCAAACACGACCGCAATGAGATCCAATTCCATGTCGTCAGAAGTTACAACTTGGTTCACAGCAACCTTCTGACTCTTGGTTGGTTTCTTCGGGCGTCTGCAATCCTTGGACATGTGTCCtggctttccgcagttgtagcatgtGCCCTTGAATCTCTTGCCTTGAGCATTCTTTTTGGATTACTTCGACTTTTTGGCTTTTGGCTCAGGCAGGTTGGACATCTCGTCGACTGCCCACTtcgttcctctggagtcggacaTCTTTTGATTAtcttcctctattcgtagcctcaggattagGTCTTCAAgtctcatctccttttgcttgtgctttaggtaatttttGAAATCCTTCCACGACGGAGGGAGTTTCTCGATTACCATGACTACTTTGAacgactcgttcagcttcatgccttcgacatccagatcatgcattatcagttgcatttcttggacttgagatgttaCGCTCTTATAATCCAGCattttgaaatccagaaaccggccgacgatgaatttcttcaacccGGCGCTTTCAgttttgtatttcttttcaagTGACTCCCCTAGAGATTTTGTCATTTCTattgaacaatacacgttatacacGTGTTGTCCAATGCATTGAGAACGTAGTTATGGCACATGAAATCTCTGTGTGACCACGCATCGCATGTAGCCTTACTATCGGAATTACCTTCCGTAGCGGTTAGCGGGTCTTCATGCATAAACCGTACGAGGTTTAATATTGTCAGGTagaacatcttctgctgccatcttttgaagtcggctccgtTGAACTTTTCCAGCTTCTCTCCGGTTGGAACGTCATTGATTCCAACCATCAGTTTGCACGAAGAAAATTCATCTTAAAAATATTGGGTGCTTTATTGCTGATGCAAACTGAGCGCAGGCAGAATGCCGGTATACCACCGTTTTCGGCTAAGTTAAGGCTACAattagactctatctctttaagacgaaTTTGCCCCGCATACGGTGCTCACAGAATACGACAATCGTCTCCTAAGATACAACGACTTTTGTCTTGCGATAGCAGCACtgcaaatcgcaagacctccgaACCAAGGAAACTTTttgaactctccaatgcaagaatgcaatgcttactttgcttggaaggaagtgagtgaatgaatgaatgagtatgtgagggactttatttatacatatgaaagggtataagaacctcttggttcaattaaATCTCATCCATTCATTTTAAAATGAGTGATGTAGATCGCATCCTTTCCTAAGAGACATACTACCTCTTCATTAGATGTATTTTTTAATCATCCAAAAGACATTTAaaccttttttattattttttcatttatagtttctctctctatatatatatatataaataagacACCTGAATTGAATCTAAATGACTCGATTAATTCAAtagtttttttaaatgtttttttagcTCCGGGATTAAGCCAAATAGATTTTACCTTTAGGGTTTTGGAATTGGGTAATAGTcttcaagttaaaaaaaatttaaaactaaaaaaattaggTGCTCATGATGTATATATTTAGGAtgcctaataatattttttttatttatttttttagttctTTTGTTAAGtgaattagattttaattttaagaaggATTGAATTATATTCTTCaagctaaaaaaatttaaaattaaaaaattttagatatatagaaaaaggaaaaagaaagttAATCGAAAACGGCCATCTAACCTGAGCTTGACAGCGCAATTGCATTGATCGAACTGTAGTCCAAATTAAAGATGACGGCAACCCTTTAAACTGGCACTCAAACTGGTAAAACCTATTTGGGAGGGCCGGGCTAAGGATTTATATAAAAGGGCAGTGATAGTCCCAAACTAATACACACTAAATATTGCACGATTTAAACTCTCTGAGTGCTTTAGTGCTTGATTCTGAGAGTTGTCTAGGAGTGCCAGCTTGGGGATTTCATGGTGGGCATTGCATTCTGGAGGTAGATTTTATATATTTCTGCTCAGCCCTATTTAACATCCTTTAGTTGCAGTttttatttttccaactattctCTGTGTTTACTATCATTGGCTTCATCCGTTTCGACTTTTCTACAATGACATTATATGATTTCTACCAAGCTGCAAACTTGGTTGTTGTAATGACACATTTTGATCCTTGAAGTATCAATGCACAAGTGTTAATTCACCAATAGTTCATTTGCGTAAGGTGATTATAAGATCAAAATACAGTGAACTAGTTCTTCATATTTGCGtttcttaatataaaaaaaacatttattTACAGCGAACAGTGGCTTAAAAGAATGGACTGCAATTTGAATTCTATAAGACCAATTTTTGAAGCTACTTACGGCAAGGACTCAGCTACCAAATGGACGGCATATTGGAGGACCTTCTTCATCTCAGTCGCGGAGCTTTTTGGATATAACAACGGGGACGAGTGGATGGTCGCACTCTATCTGTTTAAGAAAAAATAATCTCTCTTTTTTATAATTATAACCGGAGGTTGCATGGTTTTGCAGACGTCTTATATATGTTCTATTCATTGATAATTAACTTACGTAAAATGTAAGCGTAAAATATCTGCTTTGAAATCAATTATCATTTAAAATATCAATTACAagttttacaattaaaattatatgATGCATGCATTTAGCAGGGCTGGCCTCGGACGCAGTCGAGGGAGCCCGAGTAGCGCGTGAGCCTGGCCACGAACGTTCCCGGCTTCGCCTTGATCAGATCCTTCTGGTCGAACGTCGACTTGTCCGGGTCCCTTCCCGACGGCACGAAGAACGCTCCGTTCCGCATCAGGTCACCTTCCGACCTCCAGCTCCAGTCCTTCCAGACGTTGTCCGGCGAGTACTCTCTCTTCGTCACCTGCAACGATCGAGTTTAGAAAATGAGGCTGCAGGTATTTgcttcttaattaattaattaattaattaattacctcTTTGGCATGGATGTTTGGTGGAGCGAAGAATCGGTTCCCTTGGCTGAGAATGGTGGGGTGCTTGCTGCCGCCGATCGCGTACATCAGCCAGTGGGTGTAGTCGTTGTTCACGACGTGGACGAATCCCCACCGGCATCTGCTTCGCCGACGGTATTATTGCAGAGAACATTAATTAGTTTGTGAATTGTGATCATATATATCGAGCAAGACGATCGATCGAGAAATACGTACCTTGGCATTCTCTGAACGAGACCTCTCCCGAAGTGGTTGAAGGCGACGGTGATCTGCATGAGCGCATCGGGCGAGTAAGCATCGCTAGCTCCAAACAGCATCACCTGAAGCAGAGATTTTGTTAGTTTGTGGTCGATTCGATGAATTGTGTTTGTGTCCGTACGTCGTTGTGCTGGGTGAAGTGGGAGTTGGAGATGGTGATGGCGGTGGAGCCCATGATGGCGTCGATGAGGCCGTCGCCGCAGTTGGACATGGAGACGTGGTCGACCCAGATGTTGGTGGAGCCGAAGATGGAGATGCCGTCGCCGTCGCTGCGGGTGCGGAGGCCGTAGTGCGTCTCGGAGTCGCGGATCAAGCCGCCGTTCCCCTGCGTGATGTCCTGGATGTGGAGGCTGTGGAGGATGACGTTGTGGACGTACTGGATGGTGATGCCGGCGCCGTTGGCGATGCGGACGTTGACTCCGCGGCCGTCGATCGTCTTGTTGCTGTTCACGATCAGCTCCTCGCTGAGGCGGATGATCATGTCCTTGGCGAAGATGATCCAGAGCGGCCGGTTCTGGATCACGCCCCACCGCAGAGTTCCCTTCCGCGGGTTCACCATGTCGTCGTCCCTCGGGTCGGTCACGACGTAGAACCGCCCGGCCAGCCCGCCGGTGGTGTGCCGCCCGAACCCCCTCGCGCACTTCGCCAGCCGCTTCCGGTTCTTGTTCCAATCGCCGCGGCACCTCCAGCACCGGTCGATCGGGTTCGTCGCCACGCACGGcccgcccttcttcttcctcccgcgCAGCCCTCTCCTCGTGCTGTTCATGATCGCATGCTCCACCTCCGCCTTATCCATCTCTCTTCCGATTCGAAATTAACCAAAATTAAAAATCCTCTGTGTTAATGGAAAATCTAAAAACAACCATCATACCTGTGGACATCGGCATTGAAGGTGTTGGCGACGGACTCGGGGTTG includes these proteins:
- the LOC122007929 gene encoding pectate lyase-like, translated to MESSRPKLLFLCFIFLASAASTTAHIAEYDEYWEKKAALARAASQAAYNPNPESVANTFNADVHREMDKAEVEHAIMNSTRRGLRGRKKKGGPCVATNPIDRCWRCRGDWNKNRKRLAKCARGFGRHTTGGLAGRFYVVTDPRDDDMVNPRKGTLRWGVIQNRPLWIIFAKDMIIRLSEELIVNSNKTIDGRGVNVRIANGAGITIQYVHNVILHSLHIQDITQGNGGLIRDSETHYGLRTRSDGDGISIFGSTNIWVDHVSMSNCGDGLIDAIMGSTAITISNSHFTQHNDVMLFGASDAYSPDALMQITVAFNHFGRGLVQRMPRCRWGFVHVVNNDYTHWLMYAIGGSKHPTILSQGNRFFAPPNIHAKEVTKREYSPDNVWKDWSWRSEGDLMRNGAFFVPSGRDPDKSTFDQKDLIKAKPGTFVARLTRYSGSLDCVRGQPC